A section of the Enterobacter sp. C2 genome encodes:
- a CDS encoding glycosyltransferase → MRIPKIIHIVWIGDESKTPRQMIETWKKHNPDWKVAVWDNAALKKTEWINQKHINAMMDAGKMCGAADIMRYEILFNYGGFAVDADSICIRPLAEWLFDSQVCASMENEIARPGLIANGYLASEPRSALMAELIMGLTEKQTVLDAQPWQVTGPKYLTDTVRALGYANISCWPSHYFIPEHFTGQKYLGRGHIFAYQMWGTTRNINDHLAGLAF, encoded by the coding sequence ATGAGGATCCCTAAAATAATTCATATCGTCTGGATCGGCGATGAGTCCAAAACCCCTCGCCAGATGATAGAGACCTGGAAAAAGCATAACCCAGACTGGAAGGTCGCGGTGTGGGACAACGCGGCCTTGAAAAAAACAGAGTGGATTAATCAAAAGCATATTAACGCCATGATGGATGCGGGAAAGATGTGTGGTGCAGCCGATATCATGCGCTACGAGATCCTGTTTAATTACGGTGGCTTCGCGGTTGATGCGGATAGTATCTGCATCAGACCCCTTGCAGAGTGGCTGTTCGACAGCCAGGTATGTGCCAGCATGGAGAACGAGATCGCGCGTCCCGGACTTATCGCGAACGGTTATCTGGCCTCGGAGCCACGGTCAGCGCTCATGGCGGAACTGATCATGGGGCTGACGGAAAAACAGACAGTCCTTGATGCCCAGCCGTGGCAGGTTACAGGACCTAAATATCTTACCGACACCGTGCGCGCGCTGGGGTACGCCAATATTAGCTGCTGGCCGAGCCACTACTTTATACCAGAGCATTTCACGGGGCAGAAATACCTCGGCCGCGGTCACATATTCGCCTATCAGATGTGGGGAACCACCCGGAACATAAACGACCATCTTGCGGGTCTAGCCTTTTAA
- a CDS encoding UV damage endonuclease UvsE, translating into MKLGFACKFLDPDLKQRFPFKATTRTRFLSLESEARSTLIYTLSATNLTNLYLLFQELAQLPPALRMMRIGSDLLPLYTVPEATALYKEFLPELYPLFTKCGEFARANDIRLSFHPGQYSVLASDNVLVVERALEDVEYHTLCATLMGYGKTFQDFKINIHMNGKGGFAGFKSAFGRLSPEARRMLTVENDEISCSLDDVLQAKDLCPIVVDIHHHWVKEAEFIQPNDPRIDLVKASWQGVRPVMHYSISQEGIIPEQGFPEQSSLGVPKTKLRAHSDFFFNPTLNNWALSFADFDIMCEVKMKNLARDRLYAYAQSGAK; encoded by the coding sequence ATGAAATTAGGCTTCGCTTGTAAGTTTCTGGACCCGGATTTAAAGCAGCGTTTTCCCTTTAAAGCCACCACCCGTACGCGATTTTTGAGTCTGGAGAGCGAAGCGCGATCAACGCTGATCTACACGCTGTCAGCGACCAACCTGACCAACCTCTATCTGCTTTTTCAAGAGCTGGCGCAGCTGCCCCCCGCGCTGCGGATGATGCGCATCGGCAGCGACCTGCTGCCGCTCTATACCGTGCCCGAGGCCACGGCGCTGTATAAAGAGTTCTTGCCGGAGCTCTATCCGTTGTTTACCAAATGCGGGGAGTTTGCCCGGGCGAATGATATCCGCCTCTCGTTTCACCCTGGGCAATACTCGGTTCTCGCCTCGGATAATGTGCTGGTCGTGGAGCGCGCGCTGGAGGATGTGGAATACCATACGCTCTGCGCCACGCTGATGGGCTATGGCAAAACCTTCCAGGATTTCAAAATCAACATTCATATGAATGGTAAAGGGGGATTTGCCGGGTTCAAAAGCGCGTTCGGCAGGCTCAGCCCGGAAGCCCGGCGGATGCTGACCGTTGAGAACGACGAGATCTCCTGCTCGCTGGACGATGTGCTACAGGCGAAAGATCTCTGCCCCATCGTAGTGGATATTCATCATCACTGGGTGAAAGAGGCGGAGTTTATCCAGCCCAACGACCCACGCATTGACCTGGTTAAGGCGTCTTGGCAGGGCGTCAGGCCGGTGATGCACTACTCCATCTCGCAGGAGGGCATTATCCCCGAGCAGGGCTTCCCGGAGCAGAGTAGCCTTGGCGTGCCAAAAACCAAGCTCAGGGCGCACTCGGATTTCTTCTTCAACCCGACGCTAAATAATTGGGCGCTGTCGTTTGCGGATTTCGACATCATGTGTGAGGTGAAGATGAAAAACCTCGCCCGCGACAGGCTCTATGCGTATGCGCAGTCCGGGGCGAAATAA
- a CDS encoding DUF308 domain-containing protein — MMRLTLILLGIDFLRSHWRGLRRFGWVTLIAGVVLFIDALDGALFFPIELFASLLLFEGGATLMVAHSGMGGQRILRYVKGAAFSLAAVLILAGNHDGNFLLSIIFGLLFLFDGALQIASAVVVRYQRWRPALWGGIIEIVLALFFFQPWPSNYAGTVPYCLGLVLAFAGWNMFILANRVKRAAANPGLKGEEFMAETDTAPPAVVEWSGPPNDDEKALTVHIWTPVGSAASEAVPRPVISRYIAAVDRNGVISTGHAALESPGGIYISLYPAVQIDRSPDAFARTLRATPENDVPGQFQPDYATESVQWCPSTRKVRIRNYSEARLAAFWAHYRKDESYNLTHRNCSSTVARALEAALEGSVGRLWQARGFWMAMGKLMSTPELWVALQLRKRAETMAWTPGLVLDYARALSMLADPRPTGWFNTLGRALKRMFHRRVAWEKGESGEGMEGE; from the coding sequence ATGATGCGGCTAACCCTGATCCTGCTTGGCATTGATTTTCTGCGCTCGCACTGGCGCGGGCTTCGTCGTTTCGGCTGGGTGACGCTGATCGCGGGCGTGGTGCTGTTTATCGACGCGCTGGACGGCGCACTCTTCTTCCCTATTGAGCTTTTTGCCTCGCTGCTGCTGTTTGAAGGCGGCGCAACGCTGATGGTGGCTCACAGCGGCATGGGAGGCCAGCGGATCCTGCGCTACGTCAAGGGCGCGGCGTTCTCACTTGCTGCGGTACTGATTCTCGCCGGGAACCACGACGGCAATTTCCTGCTGTCGATAATCTTTGGCCTGCTTTTCCTGTTTGACGGTGCGCTGCAGATCGCCTCTGCGGTTGTGGTCCGCTACCAACGCTGGCGCCCTGCGCTGTGGGGTGGGATCATCGAGATCGTGCTGGCCCTGTTTTTCTTCCAGCCCTGGCCCTCCAACTATGCCGGTACCGTTCCCTACTGTCTTGGCCTGGTGCTGGCCTTTGCCGGCTGGAACATGTTTATTCTCGCGAATCGCGTCAAGCGGGCCGCCGCTAACCCGGGTCTAAAGGGCGAAGAGTTTATGGCGGAGACGGATACAGCTCCCCCTGCCGTGGTGGAGTGGAGTGGCCCGCCGAACGACGATGAAAAAGCCTTAACCGTCCATATCTGGACTCCGGTGGGCTCCGCCGCGAGCGAGGCTGTTCCGCGCCCGGTCATCAGCCGCTATATTGCCGCCGTGGATCGCAATGGCGTTATCTCTACCGGCCACGCCGCGTTGGAGTCTCCCGGTGGCATCTACATCAGCCTCTATCCTGCCGTACAGATTGACCGGTCGCCGGATGCCTTTGCCCGTACTCTGCGCGCCACGCCGGAGAACGACGTGCCGGGGCAGTTTCAGCCGGACTATGCCACGGAGTCTGTGCAATGGTGCCCCTCGACACGCAAGGTGCGCATTCGCAACTACAGCGAGGCGCGGCTGGCAGCGTTCTGGGCGCACTATCGCAAGGATGAGTCCTACAATTTGACGCACCGAAACTGCTCCAGCACCGTGGCCCGGGCGCTGGAAGCGGCGCTGGAGGGCTCGGTCGGCAGGCTGTGGCAGGCGCGCGGATTCTGGATGGCGATGGGTAAGCTCATGTCCACCCCGGAGCTGTGGGTAGCGCTCCAGCTGCGCAAGCGCGCAGAGACGATGGCATGGACGCCAGGGCTGGTGCTGGACTATGCTCGTGCCCTGAGCATGCTCGCCGACCCGCGCCCCACCGGCTGGTTCAATACGCTAGGCCGCGCCCTAAAAAGAATGTTCCATCGTCGGGTTGCCTGGGAGAAAGGCGAAAGCGGCGAAGGGATGGAGGGGGAGTAA
- a CDS encoding LysR family transcriptional regulator, producing the protein MDQLVAIRAFARVVEAGNFTRAADSLEMPNATVSKLIQDLEAHLGVRLLQRTTRRVTVTPEGRDYYEKSARILRDLEDIDTSFSAARGKPHGLLRIDIGGSTARDVLIPILPEFMTRYPDIRIDLGVSDRTVDLISDNVDCVIRGGPLESSSLVARHIGSATLITCATPAYLKTFGTPAYPDELKNGHRLVSYLSPQNGRAFPFRFEHNGEKTDIKVDYRIGVNESNAHLAAGLAGLGVIQTFSYSIANALANGTLVEILQPWRPAPYPFHVVYPQSRHVTHRLRVFIDWLLERFPQRVAGA; encoded by the coding sequence ATGGATCAGCTGGTGGCGATACGGGCCTTTGCCCGTGTAGTAGAGGCAGGTAACTTTACCCGGGCAGCGGATTCGCTGGAGATGCCCAATGCTACGGTCAGCAAGCTGATTCAGGACCTGGAGGCGCACCTTGGCGTGCGCCTGCTCCAGCGCACGACCCGCCGCGTGACGGTCACCCCCGAGGGGCGCGACTACTACGAAAAGAGCGCCCGCATTTTGCGCGATCTGGAAGATATCGACACCTCCTTTAGCGCCGCCCGTGGTAAGCCACATGGCCTGCTGCGTATCGACATCGGTGGGTCTACCGCCCGTGACGTGCTCATCCCTATCCTTCCTGAGTTTATGACCCGCTATCCGGATATTCGCATCGATCTGGGGGTATCCGATCGCACGGTGGATCTGATCAGCGATAACGTGGACTGCGTGATCCGCGGTGGCCCGCTGGAGAGTTCATCCCTCGTTGCGCGGCATATTGGCTCGGCAACGCTGATTACCTGCGCGACGCCAGCGTATTTGAAGACCTTCGGCACCCCCGCCTACCCGGATGAACTCAAAAACGGCCACCGGCTGGTGAGCTATCTCTCCCCACAAAACGGCAGGGCCTTCCCTTTTCGCTTCGAGCATAACGGCGAGAAAACGGACATTAAGGTCGATTATCGTATCGGCGTTAACGAGAGTAACGCGCATCTGGCCGCAGGCCTGGCGGGACTGGGCGTTATCCAGACCTTTAGCTATTCGATAGCTAACGCGCTGGCCAACGGCACGCTGGTAGAGATCCTCCAGCCGTGGCGGCCTGCGCCCTATCCTTTTCACGTGGTCTATCCGCAGAGCCGTCACGTCACACATCGGCTACGGGTGTTTATCGACTGGCTGTTAGAGCGCTTTCCGCAGCGTGTAGCAGGAGCGTGA
- a CDS encoding NAD(P)H-quinone oxidoreductase, giving the protein MSEQAYTIPDTMTAIDITQPGGPEVLQATTRPVPRPQANEVLIRTVAAGVNGPDVLQRKGQYAPPPGASDIPGLEVSGVVVAVGAEVQSFMPGDRVAALITGGGYAEYCTAHESNTLPLPSGLNFVEAAALPETFMTVWLNMFQRGQFKAGDIILIHGGASGIGTTATMLAKAFGAAKIITTVGSDEHRQASLKLGADVAVLYKEEDFVEIVKEVTDGHGADIILDIIAGDYVARNYEAAAMHGRIVQISVLAGPAKALNLFPMLTKQLMHIGSTLRSRSPAAKAEIIEALNDNVWPLIEAGKLKPQIYKTFPLAEAADAHRLLDEGTHIGKVVLIADEDEAADRI; this is encoded by the coding sequence ATGTCCGAACAAGCCTATACCATCCCTGACACCATGACCGCGATTGACATTACCCAGCCCGGCGGCCCCGAGGTTCTGCAGGCGACAACACGCCCTGTTCCTCGCCCGCAGGCAAACGAGGTGCTGATCCGCACCGTTGCCGCAGGGGTAAACGGTCCGGACGTGTTGCAGCGTAAGGGGCAGTATGCGCCACCGCCGGGGGCGTCTGATATCCCAGGCCTGGAGGTGTCGGGCGTAGTGGTTGCCGTTGGCGCTGAAGTGCAAAGTTTCATGCCGGGGGACCGCGTTGCGGCGCTGATTACCGGCGGCGGCTATGCCGAATATTGTACTGCCCATGAGAGTAACACCCTGCCGCTGCCGTCCGGGCTGAACTTTGTCGAAGCGGCGGCGCTGCCGGAAACCTTTATGACGGTCTGGCTGAATATGTTCCAGCGCGGCCAGTTTAAAGCTGGCGACATTATCCTGATCCACGGCGGCGCGTCCGGCATTGGCACCACGGCGACCATGCTGGCGAAGGCCTTTGGCGCCGCGAAAATCATCACTACCGTAGGCTCTGACGAGCACCGCCAGGCCAGCCTGAAGCTGGGCGCGGACGTCGCGGTGCTCTACAAAGAGGAAGACTTTGTCGAGATTGTCAAAGAGGTGACTGACGGGCATGGAGCCGACATTATCCTCGACATCATCGCGGGAGACTATGTCGCACGAAACTATGAGGCAGCGGCGATGCACGGGCGCATCGTGCAGATTAGCGTGCTCGCAGGCCCGGCTAAAGCGTTAAACCTGTTCCCGATGCTAACCAAGCAGCTGATGCATATCGGCTCGACGCTGCGCTCACGCTCGCCTGCTGCAAAGGCGGAGATAATTGAAGCGCTTAACGACAACGTCTGGCCGCTAATCGAAGCCGGGAAACTGAAACCGCAAATCTACAAAACCTTCCCGCTAGCGGAAGCAGCCGATGCCCATCGGCTCCTCGATGAGGGGACGCACATCGGCAAAGTGGTGTTAATTGCGGATGAGGATGAAGCAGCGGACCGTATATAA
- a CDS encoding fimbrial biogenesis outer membrane usher protein: MHNLNLITLGLIFSLLLHIASARAETFDTHFLHGGLKGTKASHLQLDGDAPLPGAYDLDIYLNDEWRGRYSLIVADDPAKTCLSLSQLQQIGIKTETFKYLNAEECLALNEAVQGGSINYDMSQLALKLTVPQAWVTTHERGYMPPETWDRGINAFYTSYYASQYYSDYKQNGTSKNSYANLNSGLNLLGFQLHSSSNYAQSDDDRGKWQSNTLYLERGIPEILSTARAGDMYTDGELFDSVRFNGVRLWRDMQMLPNSKQSFTPVVHGIAQSNALVTVEQNGFVVYQSEVPPGPFAIDDLQLAGGGADLDVTVKDADGTTTHYLVPFSSVPKMLQPGVVKYDLAAGRSHIEGASNQSDFMQGSWQYGVNNLITFYTGTMLADDYNAFLLGSGWNTRIGAISLDVTCSHSSQDDGATYDGQSYQIAWSKYLSPTGTQLSMAAGRYSSKEYRTFNDHVWANNKNSYHRDDDDVYDIADYYQKDFGRKNSFSLAVNQALPAGWGSLSGSALWRDYWQRGGTRNDVQLSYSNSWSRVTYTLSASQSYDEDDREDKRFNIYLSMPFSWGDDIATPRRDLYVSNSTTLDNDGYQSNNSNINGIAGDRDQFNYGVNLSHQRQDHETAAGTNLAWHAPFATLDGSYSQSNRYSQASGSIQGGVVAWGGGVDFTHSLTETFAIIDAPGLEGAAVQGNRHNTTSSKGKAIYSGLTPYSENTLLLDTSHTESDVALNGNRKGVVPYRGAIVLAQFDTDSRKPHLFTARRPDGSPLTFGYEVEDETGQNVGVVAQGSQLFIRTDSVPQAVQVATDKQHGLFCTITFGKTIDESKLYICR, translated from the coding sequence ATGCATAACCTTAACCTAATTACTTTAGGGTTAATCTTCTCTTTGCTTTTGCACATTGCTTCGGCTCGGGCTGAAACATTCGATACCCATTTTTTACATGGCGGGTTAAAAGGAACGAAGGCGTCTCATCTACAGCTTGACGGCGATGCTCCTCTGCCCGGCGCGTACGATTTGGATATCTATCTTAATGATGAATGGCGTGGGCGCTATAGCCTAATTGTTGCTGACGATCCTGCTAAAACCTGCTTATCGCTCTCCCAGCTACAGCAGATAGGTATTAAAACAGAGACCTTTAAATATCTTAATGCAGAAGAGTGTCTTGCGCTAAATGAGGCCGTCCAGGGGGGCAGTATTAACTATGATATGAGCCAGCTGGCGCTCAAACTCACCGTTCCTCAGGCCTGGGTTACCACCCACGAACGTGGCTATATGCCGCCGGAAACCTGGGATCGGGGGATTAATGCCTTCTACACCTCTTACTACGCCAGCCAGTACTATAGCGACTACAAACAAAACGGCACCAGTAAGAACAGCTATGCTAACTTAAACAGCGGCCTGAACCTGCTGGGTTTCCAGCTTCACTCCAGCTCTAACTATGCCCAATCCGACGACGATCGGGGCAAATGGCAGAGCAATACGCTCTATTTGGAGCGCGGTATTCCTGAGATCCTTAGCACTGCGCGCGCCGGGGATATGTATACCGATGGCGAGCTGTTTGATTCGGTACGTTTCAACGGCGTCAGGCTCTGGCGCGATATGCAGATGCTGCCTAACTCAAAGCAAAGCTTCACGCCAGTGGTACATGGGATTGCCCAGAGTAATGCGTTGGTTACCGTGGAGCAGAACGGCTTTGTAGTCTACCAGAGCGAGGTGCCTCCCGGTCCGTTTGCTATTGACGATCTCCAGCTTGCAGGGGGTGGGGCCGATCTGGACGTTACCGTGAAAGACGCGGATGGTACTACGACACACTACCTTGTGCCCTTCTCCAGCGTGCCCAAAATGCTCCAGCCAGGCGTGGTAAAATATGATCTTGCCGCCGGACGCAGCCATATTGAGGGAGCCAGTAACCAGTCAGATTTTATGCAGGGAAGCTGGCAGTACGGCGTTAATAACCTCATAACATTCTACACCGGCACGATGCTGGCGGATGACTATAATGCTTTTCTGTTGGGTAGCGGCTGGAATACCCGCATAGGGGCAATCTCACTGGACGTCACTTGCTCCCACAGCAGCCAGGATGATGGCGCAACCTATGACGGACAGAGCTACCAAATTGCATGGAGTAAATACCTGTCGCCCACCGGTACACAGCTATCAATGGCCGCAGGGCGGTACTCTTCAAAAGAGTACCGCACCTTTAACGATCACGTCTGGGCAAACAATAAAAACAGCTACCATCGCGACGATGATGATGTGTATGACATTGCCGACTACTATCAGAAGGACTTTGGCCGTAAAAATAGCTTTTCGCTTGCCGTTAACCAGGCGCTGCCCGCAGGCTGGGGCTCGCTATCCGGCAGTGCCCTGTGGCGTGACTACTGGCAGCGAGGAGGAACTCGCAATGATGTCCAGTTAAGCTACTCGAACAGTTGGTCACGCGTTACCTATACCCTCTCCGCCAGCCAGTCCTACGATGAGGATGACCGGGAGGATAAACGATTTAATATCTACTTATCGATGCCTTTCTCCTGGGGTGATGATATCGCCACGCCACGGCGTGACCTGTACGTCTCTAACAGCACTACCCTTGATAATGATGGCTACCAGTCGAATAACAGCAATATTAACGGCATCGCAGGCGACAGGGATCAGTTTAACTACGGCGTGAACCTGAGCCACCAGCGGCAGGATCACGAAACCGCGGCTGGTACGAACCTCGCCTGGCATGCTCCCTTCGCGACTCTGGACGGCAGCTATAGCCAGTCTAACCGCTACAGCCAGGCCAGCGGCAGCATTCAGGGCGGCGTAGTTGCCTGGGGCGGCGGGGTTGATTTCACCCATTCACTCACCGAGACCTTTGCCATTATTGATGCGCCGGGGCTGGAGGGTGCGGCCGTGCAGGGAAATAGACACAACACCACCAGCAGCAAAGGCAAAGCAATCTATAGCGGCTTAACCCCCTATAGCGAAAATACGCTGCTGCTGGATACATCCCACACCGAAAGCGACGTCGCGTTAAACGGCAACCGCAAAGGCGTTGTACCTTATCGTGGCGCGATTGTGCTGGCTCAGTTTGATACCGACAGCCGCAAGCCGCACCTTTTCACAGCCAGACGCCCGGACGGTTCACCGCTGACCTTTGGCTATGAAGTAGAAGATGAAACAGGGCAGAACGTCGGGGTGGTCGCCCAGGGTAGCCAGCTATTTATTCGGACCGATAGCGTGCCGCAAGCTGTTCAGGTGGCAACGGATAAGCAGCACGGCCTTTTCTGTACTATCACATTCGGTAAAACAATCGACGAAAGCAAACTTTATATTTGCCGCTAG
- a CDS encoding fimbria/pilus periplasmic chaperone — protein sequence MKRIFAALLAVTALPAWGGVYIYGTRVIYPAAQKEVTVQLMNKGDRSALVQAWIDDGDSQTPPEKLQVPFLVIPPVVKVKGNTGQQLKIKFTQANLPQHRESVYYLNVLDVPPNDANNTEANKIKFALQNRIKLIYRPTGLHGVNKESFQKLHINKVNGGIVIENSSANWLTIPEINDGTKINKETLMLAPRAKLNLSGKSTANKYAVTLIDDYGNYLRETIKSN from the coding sequence ATGAAAAGGATTTTTGCCGCTCTGCTGGCCGTGACGGCGCTACCTGCATGGGGCGGGGTCTATATTTATGGGACGCGCGTTATCTACCCGGCAGCACAGAAGGAGGTCACCGTTCAGCTTATGAACAAGGGCGATCGCAGCGCACTGGTGCAGGCCTGGATTGATGATGGCGACTCCCAGACGCCTCCGGAAAAATTGCAGGTGCCCTTTCTGGTGATACCGCCGGTTGTTAAAGTAAAAGGCAATACCGGACAGCAGTTAAAAATTAAATTTACGCAGGCAAACCTGCCTCAGCATCGAGAGTCTGTCTATTACCTTAACGTTCTGGACGTTCCCCCTAACGACGCCAATAACACAGAGGCTAATAAGATAAAATTTGCTCTGCAGAACAGAATTAAGCTTATCTATCGCCCCACTGGCCTGCATGGCGTGAATAAAGAGAGCTTTCAAAAGTTACATATAAATAAAGTCAATGGCGGTATTGTCATTGAAAATAGCTCTGCCAACTGGCTGACTATTCCAGAGATCAACGACGGGACAAAAATCAACAAAGAGACACTCATGTTGGCACCGCGTGCAAAGTTAAACCTGTCTGGCAAATCTACTGCCAACAAGTACGCCGTCACGCTTATTGACGATTACGGAAATTATCTACGCGAAACTATCAAAAGTAATTAA
- the yehD gene encoding fimbrial protein YehD translates to MKKPVIIAAVLAMSFTAPSVFATEVDSGSLTIHGVIKGTTCHFEASGQTAHIEMQQIGTNSLKDLEPGTAYAGYTNKASTPFKVVCDNANTIPKIKFVSEQFGIQGENSVTKNTSNDAEGVGYALFINSNRVDTTGNTAIASSLNENGRYTFDISAQYARLPGAEVKAGEVNSSVTLMVIAD, encoded by the coding sequence ATGAAAAAACCAGTTATTATTGCTGCAGTTTTAGCGATGTCTTTTACTGCACCCTCTGTTTTTGCTACGGAGGTCGATTCAGGTAGTTTAACAATCCACGGTGTTATAAAAGGAACAACCTGCCATTTTGAAGCTAGCGGGCAAACAGCACATATTGAGATGCAGCAAATTGGTACTAACTCCTTAAAAGATTTAGAACCGGGAACGGCCTACGCAGGTTACACCAACAAAGCCTCTACCCCTTTTAAAGTGGTGTGCGACAACGCTAATACCATCCCAAAAATTAAATTTGTTAGCGAGCAATTTGGTATTCAGGGTGAAAATAGCGTTACTAAAAACACGTCAAATGATGCAGAGGGCGTGGGCTATGCACTTTTTATTAATAGTAATCGTGTGGATACTACCGGTAATACCGCTATCGCTAGCAGCCTCAATGAAAACGGTAGATATACATTTGATATCTCTGCACAGTATGCCAGGCTGCCAGGTGCTGAAGTAAAAGCAGGAGAAGTTAATTCCAGCGTCACCCTCATGGTCATCGCAGACTAA
- a CDS encoding AI-2E family transporter produces the protein MRFKGLTKGFFILILLVVTLAFFNIITPYYSAILWAAILAVIFQPLKNRLRDRIAGRNGIASLLTVLIICLIVFTPLAIILSSLAFEANTVYTKLQDNNTQFPVVVADLIAHLPSWAQQFLADHDLNNATQIQQQLSQVALKSGQYLAGSAFLIGKSTFSFTINFGVMLYLLFFLLKDGPYIVNQALESLPLSRYVKHHLFAKFAAVSRATVKGTVVIGVIQGILGGIGFWIAGIDGSVLWGALMAFLSLVPAVGSAIIWVPAAIFLFATSQIWQGFFLVGFFVIIVGLVDNLLRPVLVGKDTKMPDYLVLISTLGGLEIYGINGFVIGPLIAALFLACWNLLSGKDHQGNADELDDEFIEEGRQPPES, from the coding sequence ATGAGATTTAAGGGATTAACTAAAGGCTTTTTCATCCTGATATTGCTGGTCGTTACGCTGGCGTTTTTTAACATCATCACCCCCTACTACTCGGCCATTTTATGGGCGGCCATACTGGCGGTAATATTCCAACCGCTCAAAAACCGACTGCGGGACAGGATCGCCGGGCGCAACGGGATTGCCTCCCTGCTGACGGTGCTGATTATCTGTCTTATCGTCTTTACGCCATTAGCGATCATCCTCTCCTCGCTGGCGTTTGAGGCCAACACGGTTTATACCAAGCTCCAGGACAACAATACCCAGTTCCCGGTCGTGGTTGCCGATCTCATCGCCCATCTTCCTAGCTGGGCCCAGCAGTTCCTGGCCGATCACGATTTGAATAACGCCACGCAGATCCAGCAGCAGCTGTCACAGGTAGCGTTAAAAAGCGGACAGTATCTTGCCGGCAGCGCGTTTCTGATCGGTAAGAGCACCTTCAGCTTTACCATTAACTTTGGCGTTATGCTCTACCTGCTCTTTTTCCTGCTGAAAGATGGGCCGTATATTGTCAACCAGGCGCTGGAGTCGCTGCCTCTGTCGCGTTATGTAAAGCATCACCTGTTTGCTAAGTTTGCCGCCGTCTCCCGCGCGACGGTAAAGGGTACGGTGGTGATTGGCGTGATACAGGGCATCCTTGGCGGTATCGGCTTCTGGATTGCTGGCATCGACGGCAGCGTACTGTGGGGGGCGCTCATGGCCTTCCTGTCGCTGGTGCCTGCGGTGGGCTCAGCGATTATTTGGGTGCCTGCGGCCATCTTCCTTTTTGCTACCAGCCAGATCTGGCAGGGCTTTTTCCTTGTTGGCTTCTTTGTGATTATCGTTGGGCTGGTAGATAACCTGCTGCGCCCGGTGCTGGTCGGTAAAGACACAAAAATGCCCGACTATCTGGTGCTTATCTCTACCCTGGGTGGCCTTGAGATCTACGGTATTAACGGTTTTGTGATTGGGCCGTTGATTGCAGCCCTGTTCCTGGCCTGCTGGAATTTGCTCTCCGGAAAAGATCATCAGGGCAACGCCGACGAGCTGGACGATGAGTTTATCGAGGAGGGGCGACAGCCGCCTGAGTCTTAA
- a CDS encoding cupin domain-containing protein has product MPIACLNGAFLARDNRSGYAKITLLFSGRETMPGVNDSTSVLLLTANDWVPNNPRLPVLIYRQIFTADEKAIATAQTLFERNGWPAQWVDGIYPYHHYHSNAHEVLAIARGEARLMLGGPKGEQVVVRGGDIVLLPAGTGHCNLHSSDDFTVVGAYPPEQQFDLCRGAPTAEMLAAIANAPFPHCDPVYGEKGPLIKNWVNI; this is encoded by the coding sequence ATGCCCATCGCTTGCCTTAATGGGGCATTTCTGGCAAGGGATAACAGAAGTGGCTACGCTAAAATAACCCTCCTTTTTTCTGGAAGAGAGACTATGCCGGGTGTAAACGACTCCACCTCTGTTCTGCTATTGACTGCAAATGACTGGGTGCCAAATAACCCGCGTTTACCTGTGCTTATTTACCGCCAGATTTTTACTGCTGACGAGAAGGCTATTGCAACAGCGCAGACGCTTTTTGAAAGAAACGGCTGGCCCGCACAGTGGGTTGATGGCATTTATCCTTATCACCACTACCACAGCAATGCCCATGAGGTGCTGGCCATTGCGCGCGGCGAGGCCCGGCTTATGCTCGGCGGCCCGAAAGGAGAGCAGGTAGTTGTACGCGGCGGCGATATTGTGCTGCTGCCTGCGGGGACGGGCCACTGCAATCTTCATAGCAGCGATGATTTCACCGTAGTAGGGGCCTATCCACCTGAGCAACAGTTTGATCTGTGTCGCGGGGCACCTACTGCCGAAATGCTGGCGGCTATTGCCAATGCGCCTTTTCCACATTGCGATCCGGTATACGGTGAAAAAGGGCCGCTTATTAAAAATTGGGTAAACATTTAA